Proteins from a genomic interval of Dendropsophus ebraccatus isolate aDenEbr1 chromosome 6, aDenEbr1.pat, whole genome shotgun sequence:
- the LOC138795184 gene encoding cytochrome c1-like encodes MEEAAGKLPAEEAAGELTAEEAAGELPAEEAAGELPAEEAAGELPAEEAAGELPAEEAAGELPAEEAAGELPAEEAAGELPAEEAAGELPAEEATGELPAEEAAGELPAEEA; translated from the coding sequence ATGGAGGAAGCCGCAGGAAAGTTACCAGCAGAGGAAGCCGCAGGAGAGTTAACAGCAGAGGAAGCCGCAGGAGAGTTACCAGCAGAGGAAGCCGCAGGAGAGTTACCAGCAGAGGAAGCCGCAGGAGAGTTACCAGCAGAGGAAGCCGCAGGAGAGTTACCAGCAGAAGAAGCCGCAGGAGAGTTACCAGCAGAGGAAGCAGCAGGAGAGTTACCAGCAGAGGAAGCAGCAGGAGAGTTACCAGCAGAAGAAGCAGCAGGAGAGTTACCAGCAGAGGAAGCCACAGGAGAGTTACCAGCAGAGGAAGCAGCAGGAGAGTTACCAGCAGAGGAAGCCTGA